The following proteins are co-located in the Phocoena phocoena chromosome 1, mPhoPho1.1, whole genome shotgun sequence genome:
- the CCDC190 gene encoding LOW QUALITY PROTEIN: coiled-coil domain-containing protein 190 (The sequence of the model RefSeq protein was modified relative to this genomic sequence to represent the inferred CDS: inserted 1 base in 1 codon) encodes MKRMERHMVRGPLQKHFDLERENAKQAEXQRLKRLEDICLYHVKLLTRKQRRLQKELYRLQQDIIKKMFSSYFEKGSQKRPEDVLMFSSQGGQKHRVLQANKFRALTTKTIQEIYKTKSQMPPFHHTGPKDPMKSKRQSLSQNHRTSHFIEEKPQAQEKYSINPLKGKDSNKGISLLCQDQDVSTHTLDQGPSSSPAGGSRMAHGDETRSNDANKRPDHTTGKQIPLNPMECGGNFKGEPKTSTYSELFAKARNTHYLRHQVPILFS; translated from the exons ATGAAGAGGATGGAGAGGCACATGGTCAGGGGACCACTACAGAAGCACTTTGATTTGGAGAGGGAGAACGCCAAGCAGGCTG GCCAAAGACTGAAGAGACTAGAGGATATCTGCCTATACCATGTGAAGTTGTTGACCAGGAAGCAGAGACGGCTCCAAAAAGAACTGTACAGGTTGCAGCAAG ataTCATCAAGAAAATGTTCTCCTCTTACTTTGAGAAGGGAAGTCAGAAGAGACCAGAAGATGTTCTTATGTTCTCATCACAGGGAGGACAGAAGCACAGGGTTCTACAGGCTAATAAATTTAG AGCACTGACGACAAAGACGATACAAGAAATATACAAAACCAAGTCCCAGATGCCTCCTTTCCATCACACTGGTCCCAAGGACCCCATGAAAAGCAAAAGGCAGTCGCTATCTCAAAATCACAGAACTTCCCACTTTATAGAAGAGAAGCCGCAAGCCCAAGAGAAATATTCTATAAACCCACTGAAGGGCAAAGACTCCAACAAGGGCATCTCTCTTCTATGTCAAGATCAAGACGTCTCCACTCACACCCTAGACCAAGGCCCCAGTTCCAGCCCAGCTGGTGGTAGCAGAATGGCACACGGCGATGAGACCAGATCAAATGATGCCAACAAAAGGCCAGACCACACCACTGGGAAACAAATTCCCCTGAATCCCATGGAATGTGGAGGGAACTTCAAAGGCGAGCCCAAAACATCAACCTATTCAGAGTTGTTTGCAAAGGCCAGAAACACTCACTACCTCCGGCACCAGGTCCctatacttttttcttaa